The following proteins are co-located in the Solanum pennellii chromosome 1, SPENNV200 genome:
- the LOC107009154 gene encoding extensin-1-like isoform X2, whose amino-acid sequence MKSLQKLGQWSFLTIALAICLVASTVVADYSYEYTSSSPSHNSNKYYKSPSPSNYHVLTPYYKKPYPSHYYYKSPAPSKPAYYKSPSPAKYYKSHVPSKHYYYKSPIVTKYYYKFPTPSKHYYKSPVPSKYYYKSPSPVKYYKSPTPSTNYYYKSPSPTKYYKSPTPSKYYKSPSPTKYYKSPVYYKSPPPPPKYYEKPPTYYNSPPPPYYKESTPSYKSSPPPPKTYEQSPTYYSPPPPPYYKETPTYASPPPPPYYKETPTYASPPPPEKYEVSITYASPPPPEKYEVPPTYASPPPPPPTYY is encoded by the exons ATGAAAAGCTTACAGAAGTTGGGACAATGGTCTTTTCTAACAATTGCTTTGGCAATTTGCTTAGTTGCCAGCACTGTTGTTGCTGATTACTCTTATGAGTATACTTCATCCTCACCTTCTCACAACTCTAACAAGTACTACAAATCACCATCTCCATCCAACTATCATGTGCTTACTCCTTATTACAAGAAACCTTATCCATCACATTATTACTACAAGTCACCAGCACCTTCAAAGCCCGCTTATTACAAATCGCCATCACCAGCAAAATATTACAAGTCACAT GTTCCTTCAAAGCATTATTACTACAAGTCACCCATTGTAACCAAGTATTACTACAAGTTCCCAACTCCTTCAAAGCATTATTACAAATCACCCGTTCCTTCTAAGTATTACTACAAGTCCCCATCGCCCGTAAAGTACTACAAGTCACCTACTCCATCAACAAACTATTATTACAAATCACCATCTCcaacaaaatattacaaatcaCCCACTCCATCTAAATACTACAAGTCACCTTCACCAACAAAATATTACAAGTCACCAGTTTACTACAAGtcacctccacctccaccaAAATACTACGAGAAACCACCGACTTATTACAATTCTCCACCTCCACCATACTACAAAGAATCTACGCCTTCCTATAAATCTTCTCCACCTCCTCCAAAGACCTATGAACAATCACCTACATACTACTCACCTCCACCACCACCGTACTACAAAGAAACACCAACGTATGCCTCACCGCCACCACCACCGTACTACAAAGAAACACCAACCTATGCCTCACCGCCACCACCTGAGAAGTACGAGGTATCTATCACCTATGCTTCACCGCCGCCACCTGAGAAGTACGAGGTTCCTCCCACCTATGCTTCACCTCCACCCCCACCACCAACCTATTACTAG
- the LOC107009154 gene encoding extensin-3-like isoform X1, protein MKSLQKLGQWSFLTIALAICLVASTVVADYSYEYTSSSPSHNSNKYYKSPSPSNYHVLTPYYKKPYPSHYYYKSPAPSKPAYYKSPSPAKYYKSHVPSKHYYYKSPIVTKYYKSHVPSKHYYYKSPIVTKYYYKFPTPSKHYYKSPVPSKYYYKSPSPVKYYKSPTPSTNYYYKSPSPTKYYKSPTPSKYYKSPSPTKYYKSPVYYKSPPPPPKYYEKPPTYYNSPPPPYYKESTPSYKSSPPPPKTYEQSPTYYSPPPPPYYKETPTYASPPPPPYYKETPTYASPPPPEKYEVSITYASPPPPEKYEVPPTYASPPPPPPTYY, encoded by the coding sequence ATGAAAAGCTTACAGAAGTTGGGACAATGGTCTTTTCTAACAATTGCTTTGGCAATTTGCTTAGTTGCCAGCACTGTTGTTGCTGATTACTCTTATGAGTATACTTCATCCTCACCTTCTCACAACTCTAACAAGTACTACAAATCACCATCTCCATCCAACTATCATGTGCTTACTCCTTATTACAAGAAACCTTATCCATCACATTATTACTACAAGTCACCAGCACCTTCAAAGCCCGCTTATTACAAATCGCCATCACCAGCAAAATATTACAAGTCACATGTTCCTTCAAAGCATTATTACTACAAGTCACCCATTGTAACTAAGTATTACAAGTCACATGTTCCTTCAAAGCATTATTACTACAAGTCACCCATTGTAACCAAGTATTACTACAAGTTCCCAACTCCTTCAAAGCATTATTACAAATCACCCGTTCCTTCTAAGTATTACTACAAGTCCCCATCGCCCGTAAAGTACTACAAGTCACCTACTCCATCAACAAACTATTATTACAAATCACCATCTCcaacaaaatattacaaatcaCCCACTCCATCTAAATACTACAAGTCACCTTCACCAACAAAATATTACAAGTCACCAGTTTACTACAAGtcacctccacctccaccaAAATACTACGAGAAACCACCGACTTATTACAATTCTCCACCTCCACCATACTACAAAGAATCTACGCCTTCCTATAAATCTTCTCCACCTCCTCCAAAGACCTATGAACAATCACCTACATACTACTCACCTCCACCACCACCGTACTACAAAGAAACACCAACGTATGCCTCACCGCCACCACCACCGTACTACAAAGAAACACCAACCTATGCCTCACCGCCACCACCTGAGAAGTACGAGGTATCTATCACCTATGCTTCACCGCCGCCACCTGAGAAGTACGAGGTTCCTCCCACCTATGCTTCACCTCCACCCCCACCACCAACCTATTACTAG